Proteins encoded together in one Festucalex cinctus isolate MCC-2025b chromosome 8, RoL_Fcin_1.0, whole genome shotgun sequence window:
- the prph gene encoding peripherin, with protein MGKGRAGVRNHKLVCKYINLQQWLEDSLQARLLFSLFRDPPETPTMSHSSMHSSTSYRRTFGSPHPISMSSYSSVSSRPSVSGGRYMRSASPMVSSRSTAYHQQRSRPAVQAQRLTYDKVDFTMAEAINQEFLATRSNEKAELQELNDRFASFIEKVRYLEQQNGALQQELTQYKGQQQHGQPNRATEIFQDELRELRRQMDAIGKERDQYQLERDNLAEDLGLLKQRLDEEAQKRADAENNLAAFRKDVDDATLSRLELERKIESLMDEIEFLKKMHDEEIQDVQVSVQTQQLRMEVVDHSTRPDLTGALRDIRAQYETIALKNMQESDDWYKSKFADLTESAKRNGDALKQAKQEATESRRQIQSLNCEIDAMKNTNEALLRQMRDMEDQFANEIANYQDNVGRLEDEIRNLKDEMARHLREYQDLLNVKMALDIEIATYRKLLEGEESRITMPLLNLGMTNHLGDRDYEPRPESGTKRTVVIKTVETRDGEVVKESKRETERDSGHTDKDDKDN; from the exons ATGGGGAAAGGAAGGGCGGGGGTGAGGAATCACAAGCTCGTGTGCAAGTATATAAACCTCCAGCAGTGGCTTGAGGACAGTCTCCAAGCCAGATtacttttctctctctttcgagATCCACCCGAGACGCCAACCATGAGCCATTCTTCCATGCATTCCTCCACTTCCTACAGGCGCACCTTCGGGAGCCCACATCCTATCTCCATGTCCTCTTACTCCAGCGTGTCCTCACGTCCGTCTGTCTCCGGGGGTCGCTACATGCGCTCCGCGTCGCCCATGGTGTCCTCCCGCTCCACCGCTTACCACCAACAGCGTTCCCGACCCGCCGTCCAGGCCCAACGCCTCACCTATGACAAGGTGGATTTTACCATGGCTGAGGCCATCAACCAGGAGTTCCTCGCCACCCGCAGCAACGAGAAGGCCGAGCTGCAGGAGCTCAACGACCGCTTCGCCAGCTTCATCGAGAAGGTGCGCTACCTGGAGCAGCAGAATGGTGCGCTGCAGCAGGAGCTGACCCAGTACAAGGGCCAGCAGCAACACGGCCAGCCCAACCGCGCCACCGAGATCTTCCAGGACGAGCTGAGGGAGCTGCGACGCCAGATGGACGCCATCGGCAAGGAGAGGGACCAGTACCAGCTGGAGAGGGACAACCTGGCTGAGGACCTGGGCCTGCTCAAACAGAG GTTGGATGAAGAAGCCCAGAAGAGGGCAGATGCTGAAAATAACCTTGCAGCATTCCGCAAG GATGTGGACGATGCCACATTATCCCGTCTGGAGCTGGAGAGGAAGATCGAGTCCCTGATGGATGAAATTGAATTCCTCAAGAAAATGCACGATGAA GAAATCCAGGATGTTCAAGTGAGTGTACAGACCCAACAGCTGAGGATGGAGGTCGTGGACCACAGCACCCGACCAGACCTCACTGGTGCTCTGAGGGACATCAGGGCCCAGTATGAGACCATTGCCTTGAAGAACATGCAGGAATCCGATGACTGGTACAAGTCCAAG TTTGCAGATTTGACTGAATCTGCAAAGCGGAATGGTGATGCTTTGAAGCAGGCCAAGCAGGAGGCCACAGAGTCCAGGAGGCAGATCCAGTCCCTGAACTGTGAGATTGATGCAATGAAGAACACG AATGAAGCGCTCCTGAGGCAGATGCGTGACATGGAGGACCAGTTCGCCAACGAAATTGCAAACTACCAAGACAACGTTGGCAGACTGGAGGATGAGATCCGCAACCTGAAGGACGAGATGGCTCGCCACCTCCGGGAATACCAGGACCTCCTCAATGTCAAGATGGCTCTGGACATTGAAATTGCCACTTATCGTAAACTGCTGGAGGGGGAGGAGAGCAG GATCACCATGCCTCTTCTCAATCTTGGCATGACAAATCACCTTGGTGATCGTG ATTACGAACCCAGACCAGAGAGTGGCACCAAGAGGACTGTGGTGATCAAGACAGTGGAGACTAGAGACGGAGAA GTGGTGAAGGAATCCAAGAGGGAGACCGAGAGAGATTCGGGCCACACTGATAAAGACGACAAGGACAATTGA
- the timeless gene encoding protein timeless homolog, with amino-acid sequence MNCDLLATCSALGYLEGDIYHKEADCLESVKDLIRFLRYEDDTRDVRQRLGEGHIVEHDLLPIITQHGHDKALFDACIRLMVNLTQPAMLCFGKVPDDPVFRHHFLQVTSHLQAYKEAFSTEKVFGVLSETLYNLLQMEWEQRQEEDNLLIERILLLVRNVLHVPADPLEEKKVDDDASVHDRLLWAIHMSGFDDLVKFLASAQSEQQWSMHVLEIISLMFRDQTPDTLVNAGHARSAEEKQRDTSELEVLRQKEQAEKRSRTLQRGSRHSRFGGSFVVKGLKAIGDNDVIYHRNVHNFKNYTHDMGKAVRRVPRRNRQAQECMDKRRSALNVRLFLREFCVDFLENCYNRLMYIVKESLMREQSQEHDETYYLWALSFFMAFNRGNNFRADLVSETMSTRTFHFMERNITNYYEMILADRKEATSWSRRMHLALKAYQELLMTVNEMDRSQDESIRHSANVIKSNIFYLMEYREIFLTLLRKYDGTKQPQSYLKDLVESTHLFLRMLERFSKGRSNLVVQKKRVKRNKSKKDKKQPAVERTPEALADTWKMVEEQLHGVKFQLPESLTERVVPFDATSETPLEEQRTEAMVRVQDALQAQLGPEALALLRAAREVWPEGDVFGSTDVEPEEELELLKQILHAELPRSAAPPETQMEEEGEDDADLVEDEELEAVQVSETEFKFLDFIKKFANPNIVRPYLLLLKSYSKNTAHTNHCITRMLHRVAFDLKMDALLYQLSVFHLFNKILSDPAASAYQELVTFAKYVLNRFFSLAATNNKAYVELLFWKNVGAVREMTEGYGKERAEKMPAWTEEEEQELRNLYDEHRHSEVPDIVETLLPLLSNSTRTRRQVVTQLVRMGLVDSAKELKKPKKGTGIVLWTEDQEQELQMLYEEYKDSDDVLGNIIKKLTAKRSRARIVDKLISMGLVSERRELYKKRSRTARPKSSGTQMSEEDFLAGITQDFPDEPLNIEEDEDESEESEEEDEQEVEERQNGGSRRSRSLLSNGERRADVGAMVTMLHKEGMSEVLGWLQRCLDRAAMGREEDGFSQATPLVPLTEACEDAMEDKTFHKLLRKLGMRAPANEQETFWRIPEKISPSQLRSAAASLSENQDESKSEEVLVEDSGPLEELQVETKEVSHSQRGDALKALLVARKRKKHSSKDEAPDLDLAPTDDADSSFERSSEMTTKRSRVLDDDDEEEEEDKSSTTPMDMFANGDADSDEEDISAPVKRRRKMVLIDEDDDED; translated from the exons ATGAATTGTGATCTTCTGGCAACATGCAGTGCTCTTGGATACCTGGAGGGAGACATTTACCACAAAGAAGCTGATTGTTTAG AGAGTGTTAAAGATCTGATCAGGTTCTTGCGCTATGAAGATGACACCCGTGATGTCCGCCAGCGACTTGGTGAAGGCCACATCGTAGAACATGACCTTCTGCCTATTATCACTCAGCATGGGCATGACAAGGCCTTGTTTGATGCCTGCATACG GCTAATGGTTAATCTAACACAACCTGCTATGCTCTGCTTTGGGAAGGTTCCTGACGATCCTGTATTTAGACACCACTTTTTGCAAGTGACCTCTCATTTACAGGCCTACAAAGAG GCATTTAGTACTGAGAAGGTGTTTGGTGTGTTAAGTGAGACACTGTACAACCTGTTACAAATG GAATGGGAGCAGAGGCAGGAAGAAGACAACCTTCTGATTGAGAGGATTCTGCTTCTGGTCAGGAATGTGCTTCATGTACCTGCAGACCCTTTGGAAGAGAAG AAAGTAGATGACGATGCCAGCGTCCACGACAGGCTGCTCTGGGCAATTCACATGAGCGGTTTCGATGACCTGGTCAAGTTCTTGGCGTCGGCCCAGAGTGAGCAGCAGTGGAGTATGCATGTGTTGGAAATAATCTCCCTTATGTTCAGAGACCAG ACACCGGATACCTTGGTGAATGCTGGACATGCTCGCTCGGCAGAGGAGAAGCAGAGAGACACTTCGGAGCTGGAGGTGCTGAGGCAGAAGGAGCAGGCAGAGAAACGTTCTCGCACACTGCAAAGAGGTTCCAG ACATTCACGCTTTGGGGGGTCTTTTGTTGTAAAAGGACTCAAAGCAATTGGAGACAATGATGTGATTTATCACAGAAATGTTCACAAT TTCAAAAACTACACTCACGACATGGGTAAAGCTGTGAGACGCGTTCCCAGGCGGAATCGGCAGGCCCAGGAATGTATGGACAAACGGCGCTCGGCTTTGAATGTTCGGCTCTTCCTGCGGGAGTTTTGTGTGGACTTCTTAGAGAACTGCTACAATCGCCTCATGTACATTGTCAAG GAAAGCCTGATGCGGGAGCAGTCTCAAGAGCACGATGAGACCTACTACCTGTGGGCGCTCAGCTTCTTCATGGCCTTCAACCGCGGCAACAATTTCCGTGCCGATTTAGTTTCCGAGACAATGTCCACCCGCACGTTCCATTTTATGGAGCGCAATATCACCAATTATTATGAGATGATTTTGGCTGACCGCAAAGAGGCCACATCCTGGTCCCGTAG GATGCACCTGGCACTGAAGGCATATCAGGAGCTGCTGATGACTGTGAACGAGATGGACCGATCACAGGATGAAAGCATCCGCCACAGTGCCAATGTTATCAAAA GTAACATATTCTACCTAATGGAATATAGGGAGATATTCCTGACTCTGTTAAGAAAGTATGACGGGACCAAACAGCCGCAGTCCTACCTTAAAGACCTGGTGGAGTCAACGCATCTCTTCCTGCGTATGTTGGAACGCTTCTCCAAAGGTCGTAGTAACTTAGTTGTGCAG AAAAAGCGAGTGAAGCGGAATAAGtccaagaaagacaaaaaacagccagctgTAGAAAGGACCCCAGAAGCTCTGGCAGATACCTGGAAGATGGTGGAGGAACAACTGCATGGTGTAAAGTTTCAG TTGCCAGAATCTTTAACAGAGCGCGTCGTGCCTTTCGATGCCACATCGGAAACTCCTCTCGAGGAGCAGCGGACTGAGGCTATGGTGCGGGTGCAGGATGCGTTGCAGGCTCAATTAGGACCAGAGGCTTTAGCGCTGCTGAGGGCCGCCAG GGAAGTATGGCCCGAGGGAGACGTGTTTGGCTCGACTGATGTGGAGCCTGAAGAAGAACTGGAACTCCTCAAGCAGATCTTGCATGCAGAGCTGCCAA GGTCGGCTGCTCCTCCTGAGACTCAAATGGAAGAGGAAGGGGAGGATGATGCCGATCTCGTGGAGGACGAAGAGTTGGAGGCAGTCCAAGTTTCGGAAACGGAGTTCAAATTTCTGGACTTTATCAAGAA GTTTGCCAACCCCAACATTGTGCGTCCATACCTGCTCTTACTCAAATCCTACTCCAAAAACACGGCTCACACAAACCACTGCATTACTCGAATGCTTCACCGTGTAGCATTTGACCTCAAAATGGACGCGCTGCTGTACCAGCTGTCAGTCTTTCATCTCTTCAACAAGATCCTGAGCGACCCAGCTGCCTCTGCTTACCAG GAGCTGGTCACCTTTGCCAAGTATGTGCTGAACCGTTTCTTTTCACTGGCAGCCACCAACAACAAGGCCTATGTTGAGCTGTTGTTCTGGAAAAATGTTGGCGCAGTGCGTGAGATGACTGAAGGTTACGGCAAAGAgag agcTGAAAAGATGCCAGCTTGGACtgaagaggaggagcaggaaTTGCGTAATCTTTATGACGAACATCGGCACTCTGAAG TGCCAGACATTGTGGAGACTCTGCTGCCGTTGCTAAGCAACAGTACACGAACACGGAGGCAGGTTGTGACCCAGCTGGTGCGCATGGGTCTGGTGGACAGCGCTAAAGAGCTGAAGAAACCCAA gaaaggtaCCGGGATCGTTCTTTGGACTGAGGACCAGGAACAAGAACTTCAGATGCTTTATGAAGAATACAAAGACTCTGATG atgtGCTTGGCAACATCATAAAGAAGCTCACAGCCAAGCGCTCCCGTGCACGCAtcgtggacaagctgattagcATGGGCCTGGTGTCAGAGAGGCGAGAACTTTACAAGAAAAGAAGTCGAACTGCTCGTCCAAAAAGCTCTGGCACACAAATG AGTGAAGAGGATTTCCTAGCTGGAATCACGCAAGATTTCCCAGATGAGCCTCTGAACATAGAAGAAGATGAGGATGAGTCTGAAGAGAGTGAGGAAGAAGATGAGCAGGAAGTGGAAGAAAGACAGAATGGTGGCAGCAGGAGGAGCCGAAGCCTTCTGTCTAACGGAGAGAGGCGAGCTGATGTCGGGGCCATGGTTACAATGCTACATAAGGAAG GCATGTCTGAAGTACTTGGGTGGTTACAACGCTGTCTGGACCGAGCAGCTATGGGCCGGGAAGAAGATG GTTTTTCACAGGCTACACCTCTTGTCCCTCTCACTGAGGCATGTGAAGATGCCATGGAGGACAAAACCTTTCACAAGCTATTGCGCAAGTTGGGGATGCGGGCGCCTGCAAATGAACAG GAGACATTTTGGAGAATCCCAGAAAAGATTAGCCCATCTCAGCTTCGTAGTGCAGCTGCGTCTCTCAGTGAAAATCAGGATGAATCTAAAAGTGAGGAGGTCCTTGTGGAAGACAGCGGCCCGCTTGAAGAACTTCAGGTGGAGACAAAGGAGGTTTCTCATTCACAAAGAGGAGATGCTTTGAAAGCCCTCTTGGTTGCACGCAAGAGAAAAAAGCACTCCAGCAAAGATGAAG CTCCTGATCTGGATTTAGCCCCAACTGACGATGCAGACAGTTCATTTGAGAG GTCCAGTGAGATGACAACTAAAAGAAGCAGGGTGTTggacgatgatgatgaggaggaagaggagg ATAAGAGTTCCACCACTCCAATGGATATGTTTGCAAATGGCGACGCAGATTCAGACGAAGAAGATATTTCAGCACCAGTGAAGCGTCGACGGAAGATGGTATTaattgatgaagatgatgatgaggattaG
- the pmela gene encoding premelanosome protein a, translated as MKTPVLLLMMALALTSTTAQMSRSQFTRYRSWNSRMYPVWKDGDPRFRNCWSGGAVTFDLKNDAPTLIGAKSTFSINLVFPPNQTVLADGPVVWARNCTIDGQQYQAGQVVYPDQSRELTGVFPDGTPFTRTQDRKPRYVYVWKTWGKYWQVADGPSSSLTISTDEVSLGSYSMEVVIYHCRGKNKFIPLGYASTIFTITDQVPFTVSLAQVNDINQDDSNFIQSRAIAFNVNLHDPSQYLSSADISFSWDFGDSTGTLISRERTVTHTYLTAGTFKPQVVLMASIPNGCVNPSAGAPVAPAVPAVVVTPAADPAEADVPAPDTDPAAAAADEPVPDATPVEASVQPAEAATNTDDTEAGIDGGAEEVAAVSAAPAPIDAAIVPAEQDPAATAAPAPEVDVAAEDAAAGEVATDTAEVETVAVDEAAENVPMVDAGATVAPVAEGEETAVDVTVAAEEEAVVVAAAAEDATEVVQTETEAAADNVVVPAATESTTEEGADAADAEAEITETDNDVAVATAAPEAGDEGEVQTEVEADPAQVALVVVKRQAPEVSADCMVYRYGSLATAVDVVQGIESVEIVQMSNVVSLATELVQNAVDVTVSCQGSLPSEVCTVVSDADCITPVETVCSAATPSPDCQMVLRQFFNESGIFCLNVSLTNDVSLAMASARVSVAVASGGSPAGTAAIILGVMVLACVVCCVGLMYRRFKQYQPLSEDNNGGSSAVTSVPLLLWNMLMRQSPGESRPLLQGRVV; from the exons ATGAAGACTCCCGTGTTACTGCTGATGATGGCTCTGGCCTTGACATCGACCACTGCACAAA TGTCTCGAAGTCAGTTTACCCGTTACCGCTCATGGAACTCTCGCATGTATCCCGTGTGGAAAGACGGAGACCCAAGATTCAGAAATTGTTGGTCTG GTGGTGCGGTCACATTTGATCTGAAGAATGATGCTCCCACTCTGATTGGAGCAAAATCAACCTTTAGTATTAATCTGGTTTTCCCTCCAAACCAAACCGTGCTCGCCGATGGGCCGGTGGTCTGGGCTCGTAACTGCACCATTGATG GTCAACAGTATCAGGCAGGCCAGGTTGTGTATCCAGACCAAAGCAGGGAGTTGACTGGGGTTTTCCCTGATGGCACGCCTTTTACCAGGACACAGGACAGGAAGCCCCGCTACGTGTATGTTTGGAAGACATGGG GAAAGTACTGGCAGGTGGCAGACGGACCATCCTCTTCACTCACCATATCAACAGATGAGGTCTCCCTGGGCTCGTACAGCATGGAAGTTGTCATCTATCACTGCCGCGGAAAAAACAAGTTCATCCCTCTTGGCTACGCCTCCACTATCTTCACCATCACAG ACCAAGTTCCCTTCACTGTATCCCTGGCTCAAGTCAATGACATAAACCAAGACGACTCAAACTTCATCCAGAGCCGTGCCATTGCTTTCAATGTCAATCTTCATGATCCCAGCCAGTACTTGAGTAGTGCCGATATCAGCTTCAGCTGGGACTTTGGAGACAGCACCGGAACGCTCATCTCCAGGGAGCGCACTGTTACCCACACGTACCTCACAGCCGGGACCTTCAAACCACAAGTGGTGCTGATGGCGAGCATCCCCAATGGTTGCGTCAACCCCTCTGCTG GAGCTCCTGTTGCCCCTGCTGTACCGGCTGTAGTTGTGACCCCAGCGGCTGACCCAGCAGAAGCAGATGTACCTGCTCCTGACACTgacccagcagcagcagcagctgatgAGCCAGTCCCTGACGCCACTCCAGTCGAGGCCTCAGTGCAACCGGCCGAAGCCGCAACCAACACAGATGACACCGAGGCCGGAATTGATGGAGGAGCGGAAGAAGTAGCAGCTGTCTCAGCAGCACCTGCGCCGATTGACGCGGCCATTGTTCCGGCAGAGCAAGATCCAGCAGCCACTGCTGCTCCCGCCCCAGAAGTTGACGTTGCTGCTGAAGATGCTGCTGCCGGCGAGGTTGCAACAGACACAGCAGAGGTTGAGACCGTTGCTGTGGATGAAGCTGCAGAGAATGTGCCCATGGTTGACGCAGGTGCTACCGTCGCCCCAGTCGCAGAGGGAGAAGAAACTGCAGTAGATGTTACAGTAGCAGCGGAAGAAGAAGCTGTGGTggtggctgctgctgctgaggaTGCTACAGAGGTGGTCCAAACTGAAACAGAAGCCGCCGCTGATAATGTTGTAGTCCCGGCTGCCACTGAGAGCACCACTGAAGAAGGAGCAGACGCAGCTGATGCTGAGGCAGAAATTACTGAGACTGACAACGATGTTGCTGTTGCGACAGCAGCTCCAGAAG CTGGTGATGAAGGAGAAGTCCAAACTGAGGTGGAAGCAGATCCAGCACAAGTTGCCCTTGTTGTTGTCAAAAGACAAGCACCAGAAGTTTCTGCCGACTGCATGGTCTACCGTTACGGCTCCCTTGCCACCGCTGTCGACGTCGTCC AGGGTATTGAAAGTGTCGAGATAGTGCAGATGTCCAATGTTGTGTCACTGGCCACTGAGCTGGTTCAGAATGCTGTGGATGTCACAGTTAGTTGTCAAGGAAG TTTACCAAGTGAGGTCTGCACAGTCGTTTCGGATGCTGACTGTATCACCCCAGTGGAAACTGTCTGCAGCGCGGCCACGCCCTCTCCTGACTGCCAAATGGTCCTTCGCCAGTTCTTCAACGAATCTGGCATTTTCTGCCTCAATGTCTCCCTGACCAATGATGTCAGTCTCGCTATGGCAAGTGCTCGTGTCAGCGTGGCAGTAG CCTCTGGTGGCTCCCCAGCTGGAACTGCTGCCATAATCCTGGGTGTGATGGTTCTTGCCTGCGTGGTGTGCTGTGTCGGTTTGATGTATAG ACGCTTCAAGCAGTACCAGCCCCTGAGCGAAGACAACAATGGCGGCAGTTCAGCAGTAACGTCAGTGCCTTTGCTGTTGTGGAACATGCTGATGCGACAGTCGCCTGGAGAGAGTCGCCCACTGCTTCAGGGGAGGGTTGTGTGA